In Apium graveolens cultivar Ventura chromosome 10, ASM990537v1, whole genome shotgun sequence, the following are encoded in one genomic region:
- the LOC141689982 gene encoding putative glycerol-3-phosphate dehydrogenase [NAD(+)] 1, cytosolic, with translation MVGSIEVMTRNSYSNGSINSYNGLEDKLDEFRRVLGKADGDLLKIVGVGAGAWGSVFAALLQDSYGQFRDKVQIRLWRRPGRAVDRATAEHLFEVINSREDVLRRLIRRCAYLKYVEARLGDRTLYADEILKDGFCMNMIDTPLCPLKVVTNLQEAVWDADIVVNGLPSTETREIFEEISKYWKERISAPVIISLSKGIEAALDPVPHIITPTQMIHWATGVPLENILYLGGPNIASEIYNKEYANARICGAGKWRKAVAMFLRQPHFIVWDNSDLVTHEVMGGLKNVYAIGAGMVAALTNESATSKSVYFAHCTSEMIFITHLLTEEPEKLAGPLLADTYVTLLKGRNAWYGQMIAKGELSLDMGDSITGKGMIQGVSAVGAFYELLSQFSLSVQHPEENKPVAPVELCPILKTLYKILIKREQRPCGILQALRDETLNDPRDRIEIAQSHAFYRPSLLGQAENNTITAKNN, from the exons ATGGTGGGTAGTATTGAGGTGATGACTCGCAATTCGTACTCGAACGGGAGTATTAATAGCTACAATGGTTTGGAAGACAAGCTTGATGAATTCCGACGAGTTCTAGGCAAGGCTGATGGAGACTTGTTGAAAATTGTTGGTGTTGGAGCAGGTGCATGGGGAAGTGTCTTTGCAGCTTTGCTGCAAGATAGTTATGGGCAATTCCGGGATAAGGTACAAATCAGGTTATGGAGAAGGCCTGGAAGAGCTGTTGATAGAGCTACAGCAGAACATTTGTTTGAAGTTATCAATTCGAGGGAGGATGTGTTGAGGAGGTTGATTAGGCGTTGTGCATATTTGAAGTATGTGGAAGCAAGATTGGGTGATCGGACACTGTATGCAGATGAAATCTTGAAGGACGGATTCTGCATGAACATGATTGATACACCGCTCTGTCCTTTAAAAGTTGTGACTAACTTGCAGGAGGCAGTTTGGGATGCTGACATTGTGGTGAACGGCTTGCCTTCGACTGAAACACGTGAGATTTTTGAAGAGATAAGCAAGTACTGGAAAGAAAGGATCAGCGCACCTGTTATCATCTCCTTGTCAAAGGGTATTGAGGCCGCACTGGACCCTGTTCCACATATAATTACCCCCACACAAATGATTCATTGGGCAA CTGGAGTACCATTAGAGAACATTCTTTATCTCGGTGGACCAAATATTGCTTCAGAAATTTATAACAAGGAGTATGCTAATGCTCGAATTTGTGGTGCTGGAAAGTGGAGAAAAGCAGTTGCAATGTTTTTAAGGCAGCCACATTTCATTGTATGGGACAACAGCGACCTTGTCACTCATGAAGTTATGGGAGGCTTGAAGAATGTTTATGCAATTGGAGCTG GAATGGTGGCAGCTCTGACAAATGAAAGTGCTACCAGTAAATCGGTATATTTTGCTCACTGTACATCAGAGATGATTTTTATCACTCATTTGTTGACAGAAGAGCCCGAGAAGCTTGCTGGCCCTTTGCTTGCTGATACTTATGTGACATTGCTTAAAGGTCGTAATGCATGGTACGGGCAGATGATAGCTAAAGGGGAACTGAGTCTTGATATGGGAGATAGCATCACCGGGAAGGGGATGATTCAG GGAGTATCAGCAGTAGGCGCATTCTATGAACTTCTGAGTCAGTTCAGTTTAAGCGTACAGCATCCTGAAGAAAACAAGCCTGTTGCTCCAGTTGAGCTATGCCCCATCTTAAAGACACTGTATAAAATTCTTATAAAGAG AGAACAACGGCCTTGTGGTATTCTTCAAGCACTGAGAGATGAAACACTGAATGATCCCCGTGACCGCATTGAGATTGCTCAAAGCCATGCATTCTACAGGCCATCACTTCTTGGGCAGGCTGAGAACAACACCATCACTGCAAAGAACAACTGA